Proteins encoded in a region of the Zea mays cultivar B73 chromosome 2, Zm-B73-REFERENCE-NAM-5.0, whole genome shotgun sequence genome:
- the LOC100284627 gene encoding PP2A regulatory subunit TAP46, with amino-acid sequence MVDVEETGNKLQSQMRLHAEPEDDAADLPLPALFDRASRLHALASSSALDQDGIRTGVDLLRRCDDMVSKLGLFSPNETKEDVSTANLKYLLVPYYLAEMTEKIAQEDRIPVLKTSQDHLKEFIALCEVLELIPEDELELSRQKQPDTMTNRRAQKVARFKRQKAAETKLQEIRERKERRGRSLRAAALSAPIEAGEEDDLENDGEEEREAWLATISLALCKAFDLLDMLKKEEEMLQAVKERKAKDGNAFAREMLDERTKKAETWHHNAANRVAYSKPADPITCATFAQDVIEGRASVSQAHEHKHQPLIFGPASIVGGGLTSERERMTAQVFQPSYRMPTMSIEEAGLREMKMMEKWQERTAELMKESTSAWHKDGSSSAQEDEDAEEEKARAWDDWKDDNPRGAGNKKLTPCG; translated from the exons ATGGTGGATGTGGAGGAGACCGGGAACAAGTTGCAATCGCAGATGCGCCTCCACGCGGAGCCGGAGGACGACGCCGCCGACCTCCCCCTCCCGGCCCTCTTCGATAGGGCGTCGCGGCTCCACGCCCTGGCCTCCAGCTCCGCTCTCGACCAG GATGGGATCCGCACGGGGGTTGACCTGCTGCGGCGCTGCGACGACATGGTCAGCAAGCTCGGCCTCTTCTCCCCCAACGAGACCAAGGAGGACGTCTCCACAGCAAACCTCAAGTACCTACTG GTCCCATATTACCTTGCAGAAATGACCGAAAAGATAGCACAGGAGGATCGGATCCCGGTTCTTAAGACGTCACAGGACCATCTGAAG GAGTTCATTGCTCTATGTGAAGTACTAGAGCTTATCCCAGAGGATGAGCTAGAATTGTCTAGGCAGAAGCAGCCAGATACTATGACAAACAGAAGAGCGCAGAAG GTTGCCCGGTTCAAACGTCAAAAGGCTGCAGAAACGAAGCTCCAAGAGATcagagagagaaaagaaaggCGTGGACGCTCATTGAGAGCAGCTGCTTTGTCTGCCCCAATTGAAGCTGGAGAGGAAGATGACCTGGAGAATGATGGGGAGGAAGAAAGAGAG GCTTGGTTAGCTACCATCTCATTGGCTCTCTGCAAG GCATTTGATCTTCTCGACATgctaaagaaggaagaagaaatgcTTCAAGCTGTAAAGGAAAGGAAGGCAAAG GATGGGAATGCATTTGCTCGTGAAATGCTCGATGAACGAACGAAGAAGGCCGAAACATGGCACCATAATGCTGCCAACCGTGTGGCATATTCCAAACCAGCTGATCCTATCACTTGTGCAACATTTGCTCAAGATGTCATTGAAGGTAGAGCAAGCGTTTCACAAGCTCACGAGCACAAACACCAGCCCCTGATATTTGGACCTGCAAGTATTGTTGGTGGTGGTCTAACCAGTGAAAGGGAAAGAATGACAGCGCAAGTTTTTCAGCCTAGCTACAG GATGCCAACAATGAGCATTGAAGAAGCTGGTTTGCGCGAGATGAAAATGATGGAGAAATGGCAAGAAAGGACCGCTGAGCTGATGAAAGAATCAACCTCCGCGTGGCACAAGGATGGCAGCAGCTCGGCCCAAGAGGATGAGGACGCCGAGGAGGAAAAAGCAAGAGCGTGGGACGACTGGAAGGATGACAACCCTCGTGGCGCAGGCAACAAGAAGCTCACGCCCTGTGGTTAA